DNA from Acanthochromis polyacanthus isolate Apoly-LR-REF ecotype Palm Island chromosome 7, KAUST_Apoly_ChrSc, whole genome shotgun sequence:
GTTTCTCAGACTTTTAtctaaattacattttcatgctttgtaATTAAGTGTTTTCATCTCGAAGCAATGGAAGCGCAGGGGGCAGATGTCGACTGTCTGTGCTGGTCTTCGCTTTCCTTTCTGACTGGGTGGTCTGAGTCAAATCATGCTGTGGTGCATCAAACCTAAACCTTTATGTGCTTGAGAAATGATCTCACTCAGATCAATTATTTTGCCTGAATTGCTTAGATTATAAAACCATTGATTGAATATAGTTGGTAATGATGAATCAAAGATTTAGTATAATCCGGATAAAGACTAGCTTTAGGATGGACAAACACCAGCAGCCAACATCTACATCACATAACCAACCTAAAAAGACATTGGCTGATAACACTTGAGGCTCCTTCCTCTGGATTTATATCCTATTCATAACACAGTGCTCACTGTATGCTGccagtttacagtttggtaTTAAGAGCTTGCAGATTTGGATGTTGGCCTTTTCTCAGAGCAGCAAGCTCAGTGGGTTTGTTCTCTGTGGCCTGTGAAGTTGTGGAGTCTGGCAGTGATGGGACTCATGCAGGGGGCAGTATAGGGGGTGGATCTCTCATCTGCCGCTATTGTACTAGAGAGATGACCTTATAGGGAAGTGCTTTGTGGATAACAGTGCCACCCCATCATGCTCAACGCACAGCGATCCTACCCATCAGCACCCGCACCCTCCACTGAGATTCCAGACACCATGGATAGTATGTGGCATTTAATGTGGTCTGGCAAGCGTCCGTTGTCACTGGGGAACTGTCTTTTGGCAAAGGTTCATGACTTGTCAGCAAGACTGAGAGAAATGGTCTCATCTTGTGGTGTGGGGGAGCAGGCTTTGGAAACACAAAAACCTCACGTGTACTGAGGTCCAGACAGAGGGGCAGGGAGGTTTTCATTTAAACCAAATAGTGCAGGCTGAATGCACATAATTGGTTGGACATGAGTATGCATAtaagctcatgaataaattatgTGCAGCACGTCAACTTAAATGTGTATGTGTTGTATAAATCTCAAGTAGTGCCTATTGCAGCAGAAAGTCTCCATTTTTACAGCTTACTTCTAGCGTTATACAGGTTCTCTGTTCAGCCTCAGTCATACTGCCGTGACTGCTGGGAATTCATGCGATGCTGTGTGGTTACAGATGGGATGGTGAGATGTCAGACTTTAACTCGGGAAAGGCTTTAAATCCGAGCCTCTTCTGAAAGTGTTGACCTGGAGACATATGGAGAATGTGAACCTCTGACCTGTTTCTTTGCACACatccttttttatttattgaagcTATAAAAGCTGTACTTAAAGTGTTCAGTAGTGTATCCACAAACATGGCTACAACTTAGATTTTATGCTTTGCTTGATATCttaaaaaactattttctgTGGTGCTTGGCTGCCGTCACAAGATGTTTTCTCTGTAACATCAGAAAGTCGAAAGTCCAAATTAGTGTTCAGCGCAAGAAGTTAGTGTCATGGTCGGATCCGTAAGATCAATGCCAgataataaattattttaacttCAGAATGAAATTTGTCATGCCAAACATATGTGTAATTTCCAGCATGCTCTACTAAACCCCTAGTTAATTTTGGCAGGATTTTTAGTGCTCCCAGTCCTGGGACAAGTTTAGTTACTGTGGCAACAgaaacagttgcagcaggctgaGACTCTACATAACATGTAGAGCCTCAGCCTGCTGCTGCTTAAGATTCataacagacaaagaaaaaagcagagatCTCAGGGAGACTGTAAAGAGATGCTGCTTACATAACTGAGGTCACAGTTGAGCTCAAGTCCAAGTCAACTGACACGTGTTTGCATCTGTGACAATGTAACAGCAGGAAGTCAAGAAGCTAGTCTGCTCATGATAAATATTGATTTATCTTTCCTACCTGCTGACTGCTAACTAAACATTGTGTTCTCAGCTTCTGTTTGCTGATCAAAACAGTGGAACACACTCCTGACTCTAGCATGTACTAACACAGTGGTCACTACCCTAAAAGACTGTTCATTAATATATGCAAGTGCATCCAAAAATATTAGAACATTGTGAAAAAATTGAAGCTTTCATCAGTTACTTAAGAAAGTGAAAATCAATTTATGCCGGAGTCATTGTACAGAAAgtcaaatatttctttttttaaaaagaaaagtttgatgATTATGGTGTATAGCTCTTGAAAATACGAAATCCAAGTTCTCAAAGTATTAGAATATTCCaagtttttgtcaatttctcaTCCCACGATATAAATGCTATGAATCTCTTGGTCTAGTTCAGCAAACACAACCACAGTCATGGAAAAGACTGTCGACTTCAAAGTTGTCAAAAGACGCCTTCCACAAGGAGAGTAGGCCACAGATGATTATTCTGCCCTCCCCAACGTCTTGTTAAGTTGGCAGGTAGTGAACAGTCTTCATAAAAAAGACAACGTTTTGTGGGTTCAGGCCACGCTTTATTGTCTCCACATGAatactgtaaaactgaaaagacaagaaaaatacaataagtcACGACATACACGAAAATACGCATATAAACAAAGTTCGCTAGCTTGATGCTAATCCCTATGGGAAAACCCATTGACATGCTAACGGTTAGCATTGCGGTCGCGGAAAACAGTACGAGATCAAACTCGGCAACATCGTACTTGCTCAATGCAATAACACAATCAGTATGTAATTCAGTACTCACAGGCATATATTTTCCTCACTCTTGAGAAAACGgggaacaacaataataacTCTGAAGACTCTGCCACGAATTCACTTGTTGGTTGCAGAACAGAACAGGAAGTAGCTACGGATGCCTGCAAGGCTCAAAACTCACATCAGGAATTATAACCAAGGTCAAACTATgaagcgccacctggtggtgcatAGCTACAAGAACAGAAGCAGCACACTCCCCGCCTGGTATAACACTTTATACCACTATGTACTGGGATtatgaaagagaaaaactatTTCTGAGATAGGCCTCAAGTAAACTTTAGGTGTACCCTGTCTGACTACTTTAACTTCAACTTTCCGCACTCTACCATCTTGGCTAGGTATAGTCTTAACAACAAGTCCAGTCGACCAGTCTGTTCTTTTGGCCTGTGCGTCCTTAAGAAGGACAACATCTCCTTCCTGCAGGTCACGTTTCACAGCATGCCGCTTCCTCCTGGGTTGAAGTGTGGCCAAGTACTCCAGTCTCCATCTTCTCCAAAACGCATCAGCAAGGCCCTGAACTTTCCTCCAGTGCTTGCTGGACAGATCGTTGGCATCAAAATCTCCAACAGGAGCTGACAGCGACTCCACCTTATGCGTCAGCAACATTGATGGAGTGAGAACTGTTGGTTCTTCTGGATCAGAAGATATAGGCACCAAGGGCCTGGAGTTCATAACAGCAGTGACCTCTGCCATCAAAGTGATAAGACCTTCATGTGTGAGGagggatgttttcttttttaggaGAAGAGCATCCAGGATGCGTCTTGCAACACCGATCATTCTCTCCCACACTCCACCCCTGTGAGAGGAGTGAGGGGGATTGAAGGTCCAggtgcatttgttgttttgaaggTAAGTTTTCAAATCAGAGTCATCGGTGTTAAAACTGAGTTCTTTGCAGGCCCCGATGAAGTTTGTACCTCGATCAGAACGAAGTGTTTTCACAGGTCCTCTGATTGCTGCAAAACGTCTGAGTGCATTAATGAAGCTTGCCGTGGTCATGGACTCTATCACTTCAATGTGCACCGCTCTGGTGCTCAAGCACGTGAACATGATTGCCCAACGTTTGTTTTCAGCATGACCTCCTCTTGTTCTTCTGGCGATCACTGTCCATGGGCCGAAAATGTCTAGGCCGACATGTGTGAACGGTGGTTCTGGAGAAAGTCTGTCCTGTGGCAAGTCAGACATTTTTTGTTCCTCCAGTTTCCCTCTTAATTTCctgcagaaaatgcatttatgtATCACGTTTGACACAAGTCTCTTTTCCCCAATTAGCCACAGTCCAGCTGATCTAACAGCACCTTCTGTGAAATGTCTTCCTTGATGTGCGACTTGCTCGTGATAGTGTCTTACCAACAAGGTAGCAACGTGAGATTTGGGAATGATTAAAGGGtgtttgtcatcaaagggcaaGTTTGCTGAGGATGTGCGGCCCCGATTCTCAACAGTCCATCCTTGTCCAAGAATGGGGTCAACTTTATTAATGAGCTTTGCTTTGGAATTGGATCTCCTTTTGAAAGACATTGGACTTCTTTGAGAAGAAATCTTGCTGCACAGCTTTGATAATTACTGTTGTAGCTTGTGCACTTTCACTTTCTCTAGCACCACAGACAATCGGAGTTTTCAATGCAGTTCTCGCTCTCTGAATCAGCCTGGAAACTGCTCTTGTCAGCAAACTTCCAGGTGGAGAATCTCTCAAATCTGTGGGATCTGAGAAGACTTCCTGTCACCTTTGTAATATAGGTTGCCACCTCAGGTCGGATCTCTTGATCCACATCCGGATGCACCAACTCGAAGTTGTCTGTCTGAGTGGTGGCTTCTGGCTGAGAGTTTGACAAAAACAATGGCCCAGAGAACCAGTTGGTGTCTTTGAAAGCTGCAGCGGTTACTGGCCGTGTGCCATGATCTGCAGGATTTTCCTCAGTGTTGACATAAGACCACTGGTGTGGATGTGAAGACTTCCTTATCCATACAACTCGGTTGGAAACATATACATAGAATCGGCGTGAGGTATTGTGAATGTTGCCCAACACGATTTTGCTATCTGTGTAGAATTTCACTGCATGCACATCAATGTCCAGTTCATCTTCAGGAAGTCTGCCAACTCGACGGCTAAGACAGCTGCACACAGCTCTAAAACGTTGGGATAGTATGAGCTGGACGTGGAGCTAGCTTGGATTTACCCATAATAAACCCAACATGACAGTCTCCTGTAGTGCTGACTGCTTTCAGATAGGCCCAGCAGCTATGGCGATGTTTGATGCGTCTGAAAACACCACAGAGCTCTCTGTACTGTGTCTGTTTAGCCAGAGAGACGGAACGTAGCACCTGGGAATCTGGAGTTGCACTAGTTCTTTCATTGAATCCCTCCAGAGCTTCCATTTCTCCTGTTTTGCGGCTGGAGTGGAGTATCCCAGTCATAGTGTTCAAGAGATAGTTCTCTCATTATGTTTCTTCCTCCAATTGTGACAGGTGAAGCAAATCCCAAAGGATCAAACAAGCTGTTAACCGTTGACAGAATACCTCTTTTAGTGACAGGCTTCTCCTCATGGGAAACAGAGAAGGTGAAGCTGTCTGACTCAAGGTTCCAGCTGAGACCAGACTTCTTTGAAGCAGGAGTGGTTCTACTCCTAGATCCAGGTCTTTCAGTTCTTTGGCTCGGTCTGCTGGATCAAATGCCTGCATGACAATGTTGCTGTTGGAGGCTATCTTATGAAGCTTGATGTTAGACTCAGCAAGCATTTCTTGGGATGCTTGTAAGACATTGATGGCCTCTGCTTCCGTCGGGAACGAAGCGAGCCCGTCGTCCACATAGAAGTTCCGCATGACAAAGTCCCTTGCATCAGTGTTGGAATCCTCTGCTTCCAGGGCAGCTCGTCTTAGGCAGTAAATTGCAACTGCTGGCGACGGACTGTTGCCAAAGACGTGTACAGTCATTCGAACTCTTTCACTGCCTTTTGAAGGTCTTTGTCTGATACCATAAAAATCTTAAGTAGTCTCGATGCTCCTCTGAGACTGTGAAGCAGTAGAACATCTGCTGCACATCAGCGGTGACTGCAACAGGTTCTTTGCGGAAACGAATTAGGACTCCCACCAGATTGTTGTTTAGATCTGGTCCACTCATCAGCACGCTGTTGAGAGAAACACCTTCATGTTTGGCGCTAGAGTCAAACACGTACCCTaattttgtctggcttttgagGATGATAAACCCCAAAAAAAGGTAAGTACCAGCACTCCTGACTGTCTTGAAGTGGTGGAGCTGGCTCAGCCTGTTTTTCATCAAACATGTTTTGCATGAATTTAATGAATGCTCTTGCATCTTAGGCTTCTTATCTAACGTTCGCCGGAGGGATGAGAGGCGCCTCAAGGCTTCAGCTTTATTTGGTAGAAGGTTCCGTGGTTTCCTGAAGGGTAAGGGGGCAACCCATGTGTTGGAGCTGTCTCTATAGGCTTGCTTCTCTAGTGTTTCCAGAAAGTTCTCATCTTCAATTGACAGAGCTAGCTTGTCGTCATGCTGCGTTCTTTGAAACACTCGTCTGCCAAGATCGTCTGCCTCAATATCCATTTTTAGCATGGAGCTCTGCAAACTCAAGTTTGGACTTTGGTAGCTGAACTTCTCTTTAATCTGGATTGTACTCTTACATGGGCTACAAACTGAAACTCGTCCATTCTGGAGGACATTGGTTCTGTAGCAACTAATGCTAGTTGGCTTGTGCGCACCCCCGAGACACACACTTCCAACAATGACCCACCCAAGGTCAAGACGCTGAGCATATGGTTCGTTCTGTTGTCCGTTATACTGCTCTCTGACCTTGTGGATACTGAGGATGTCTCTACCAAGTAGGAGAAGAATAGCAGCATTTGGATCGATTTCTGGGATTTTGCTCTTTACTGCATTCAGGTGTGGCCATATGAGTGATTTCAGGTGATGGGATTCTGATCTATCATCAGGGAATCATGTCACACTCGACGAGGGTAGGAAGAGGGAGCTGAGACATTCCATCAATAGACTCAATGACAAAGTTATTAGCACGCCTTCCTGTTACCTCCATGACTCCTGAACATGTTTCAATGTGTATGGTTCTAACTGTCCATACACATCAAAAGGTCAAAGAATTCTGTCTTTGCTAAGGAGCGGTTACTTTGCTCGTCAAGAACTGCgtacattttctctctttctctggttGACCACTTGGATATACTCGAACCAGACAAATCTTGGAGCAAGATCTGGAGCAGTTGTGTTTCCACATATTTCTGTACACTTTGCTGTAACAGCAGGGGTTTGTGGTCTTCCTGACTCCCCGCCATCATCTTCTGAGGCAGCAAAGTTCTCTGACTTTAATGATATTGGCTCTGGATGCAAAAACAGTGGGATGACTTTCACTGCCACATTCTTTACATTGCACTGTCTGAACACAGTCTTTGGCCATATGATGGATGGAAAGAACAGCATCTAAAACATATGCGCTTGTCCTTCAGAAAAGCTTTCCTCTCCTGTAAGGTTTTTACTCCTGAACAGGCGACATTTTCTCAAGGGGTGTGGCTTACCATGCAGCGGACACTGCTTGTCAGGGGTCAATGATGGTTTTGTCTGCAGAGGCTTTTGAGCTGGAGTCTGCTGCTTGAAAAACATCTGTCTTTCTGACAGACACCGGAGGTTGATATTTCTGTTTCACCATTCCTTCTGGTCTAGGGTGATGGTGCTGGGGCTGGTGACAAAGGTGAAGCTTGGATCATTGCGAATTTTGGCCTCCTCATTTATGAAGTccacaaaaaatccaaatgaaGGGTATGACACTCTCTTGAGCTTTGAGGCAACTGACACCCATTTCTCTTGTACGTTATATGGGAGTTTGGCTAAGATGGGATTGACACCATGTGCTGTATCAAGGTGGGAAAGGCCTGGGAGATAGCCATTAAGCTTTGCTGCTTGCAGTTCTAGGAGAAGGTCTCCTAGCTCTCTCAGTCGCTGGGTTTCCCTGTTTGCTATTTTTGGGAAGTCCTCAACCTTCTTTAATAAGGCATGCTCTATAATCTCTGGTGCGCCAAAGCAGTCTTCAAGTCTCTGCCACACCA
Protein-coding regions in this window:
- the LOC127534752 gene encoding uncharacterized protein LOC127534752, which produces MSFKRRSNSKAKLINKVDPILGQGWTVENRGRTSSANLPFDDKHPLIIPKSHVATLLVRHYHEQVAHQGRHFTEGAVRSAGLWLIGEKRLVSNVIHKCIFCRKLRGKLEEQKMSDLPQDRLSPEPPFTHVGLDIFGPWTVIARRTRGGHAENKRWAIMFTCLSTRAVHIEVIESMTTASFINALRRFAAIRGPVKTLRSDRGTNFIGACKELSFNTDDSDLKTYLQNNKCTWTFNPPHSSHRGGVWERMIGVARRILDALLLKKKTSLLTHEGLITLMAEVTAVMNSRPLVPISSDPEEPTVLTPSMLLTHKVESLSAPVGDFDANDLSSKHWRKVQGLADAFWRRWRLEYLATLQPRRKRHAVKRDLQEGDVVLLKDAQAKRTDWSTGLVVKTIPSQDGRVRKVEVKVVRQGTPKVYLRPISEIVFLFHNPST